A window of Microbispora hainanensis genomic DNA:
GCGTGGACCCGACGAGCACGAGGAGCGCGCCCGGGGTCTGCGGGGAGGCGCCGGCCAGCGCCTCCTGCGCGGCGGTGAACCCGCGGTCGAGGTTGGCGCCGTGGTCGGCGTCGCCGATCGCGGCGTCCAGTTGGGTGAGGTGGTCGCGCTGTGCCCGTACGGCGGCGGCGATCTCCTCGATCCAGGCGGCGAAGAACTGGGTGTTCACGAGCGGACTCCAGAGGTTCGGATGGCGGTCAGCGGCCCCAGCGCAGCGCGGGTGTCTCCACCGGCGCGTCCCAGAGCCGGGTGAGCTCGCCGGTCAGCGAGCACGTCGTCACCGAGAAGCCTTGCATGTCGAGGCTGGTCACGTAGTTGCCGACCAGGCTGCGTACGGCCGTCGCGCCCTTCTCCCGAAGGTAGGCCTCCACCTCGGCGAAGACGATGTACAGCTCGATGAGCGGCGTGCCGCCCATGCCGTTGACCATGACGAGCGTCTCGCCGGACAGCGGCAGGTCGGCGTCGATCGCGTCCATGGCCGTACGGACGATCTCCCGGGCCTCGCGCATCGGGGCCCGGGTGCGGCCGGGCTCGCCGTGGATGCCGATGCCGAGCTCGATCTCCGTGTCGCCCAGCTCGAACGTGGGCTTGCCCGCGGCCGGGACCGTGCAGGGCGTCAGCGCCACCCCGAACGAGCGGCTGCGCTCGTTGACCTCCCGGGCGACCCGTGCCACCTCGGCCAGGGGCGCCCCGGTCTCGGCCAGCGCCCCGGCGATCTTCTCCACGAACAGCGTGGCCCCGGTGCCCCTGCGGCCCGCCGTGTAGAGGGAGTCCTGCACCGCCACGTCGTCGTTGACGAGCACGGTCGCGACCTCGACGCCTTCGTCGCCGCTCAGCTCGGCGGCCATCTCGAAGTTCAGCACGTCGCCCGTGTAGTTCTTCACGATGTGCAGCACGCCCGCGCCGCCGTCCACGCCCTTGGTCGCCTCGATGAGCTGGTCGGGGACGGGGGAGGTGAAGATCTCGCCGGGACAGGCCGCGTCGAGCATGCCGTAGCCGACGAACCCGCCGTGCAGCGGCTCGTGACCGGAACCGCCGCCGGAGACCAGGCCGACCTTGCCCTGCCGTGGGGCGTCGGCGCGGAAGACCACCTTGTTCTCGATGTCGACGCGGAGCGAGGGGTGCGCCGCGGCGATGCCGCGAAGCGCGTCGGTGACGACGGAGTCGACGCTGTTGATGAGCTTCTTCATGATGCGGTCCCTACTGCCGTGGTCGTGCTCTCCAGCTTCGTCCTTCCTCGCGAGGCCGCAAGCGCCGTGTAGGCGAGTGCCCCGATCAGGCCGCCCGCGAACTCCCCGATGAAGTACGCCGGCACCTGGGCCCAGCTCGCCGAGCCGCCCCAGGCGGCGTCCACGAGGAACGGGCCGAGGTAGCGGGCCGGGTTGATCGCGGCTCCGGTCACCGGGCCCACGATGACGATGATCGCGAAGACGATCGAGCCGATCGCCATCGGCGCCCATCCGGGTATGGCCCGCCGGTCGAGCACCCCGAAGATGACGAAGACCAGGATGAACGTGCCGATCGCCTCGACCAGCGTGCCGCGGGCGAAGCCGACCTCGGCGGCGTACGCGGTGACGCCGCCTCCGGCGGCCTTGGCGGCGTCCGCGCCGAGCGTCGCGAAGATCCCGAGCGCGCCGGCGACCGCCCCGGCGGCCTGCGCCGCTACGTAGCCGGGCACCTCACGCCAGGGGAAGCGGCCGGTCGCGGCGAGGGCGACCGTGACCGCCGGATTGATGTGGGCGCCGGAGATGTGCCCGATGGCATAGACCGTGCCCACGATGACCAGCATGAACGCGAAGCTGATCATGCCGAGCTGGGCCATGGAGAAGGGTGCCTGGGATCCGGCGGCGATGACCCCGGTGGCGGCGGCCGAGCCGGCGCCGACGTACACGAGGAAGGCGGTGCCGAGCAGTTCTGACAGGAGCTTCTGGAACGTGGAGGGGGGTGAGTCGTTCATGAGACCGTCCAGATCGTGAACATCGTTCGATAATGTCGAACGCGATTTCATAGAAGTTAAATCTGGAGGCCATCCACGTCAAGGGGTCGTCGGCGCTTCCCGCGCGGGAGCCGTCCACGGCATCCGTGTGAGGTGCGTCACTGCCGTTCATGGGCAGGCGGGCTGTCTCGTCTCTAGTGCCGAGCGCGACTTCATCAGCGCGACGAACAGAGACGACATGAAGATCTTCATCGCCGGGGCGTCCGGGGCGATCGGCACCCACCTCGTCACCCGGTTGGTGGCACGCGGCCATCAGGTGGTCGGCACGACCCGCTCGCAGGCCAAGACCGGGCCGCTGCGTGCACTGGGCGCCGAACCGGTCGCCGACGAGAACGGCCGGATCGAGCCGGACCCGCCCGGCGACGCCGCGGAGGCCGTGGCCGCGCTGCGCCACGTGGAGGATGCTGTGACCGGCATCACCTGGGCCGACGGCATCGTGCTCCGTTACGGTTCCTTCTACGGCCCCGGGACGGGCCTCAGCGCCGCGCCGGACGCGGTCATGACCGGGCAGATCCGCAAGCGGAGGTTCCCCATCATCGGCAGCGGCGACGGCGTGTGGTCGCTGGTGCACATCGCCGATGCCGCGGCGGCCACCGTCGCGGCCGTCGAGAAAGGCGAGACCGGGATCTACCACGTCGCCGACGACGACCCGGCTCCGGTGCGCGTCTGGCTGCCCTACCTGGCCCGTACGCTCGGCGCCGGACCGCCGCGCCGGGTGCCGGCCTGGCTCGCCCGCCCGCTGGCCGGCGAGGGGGCGGTCGACATGATGACACGGGCCCGCGGGATCTCAAGCGAGAAGACCAAGCGCGAACTCGGGTGGGCGCCGCGGCACCCGAGCTGGCGCACCGGGTTCGTCGACGGATTGAGCTGACCCGGCATGTCCACCTCTGACCTGTACGGCGAGCTGCGGCCGCGCGCCTTCGCCATCGCCTACCAGATGCTCGGCAGCGTCGGCGAAGCCGAAGACGTGGTGCAGGAGGCGTTC
This region includes:
- the dhaK gene encoding dihydroxyacetone kinase subunit DhaK, with the protein product MKKLINSVDSVVTDALRGIAAAHPSLRVDIENKVVFRADAPRQGKVGLVSGGGSGHEPLHGGFVGYGMLDAACPGEIFTSPVPDQLIEATKGVDGGAGVLHIVKNYTGDVLNFEMAAELSGDEGVEVATVLVNDDVAVQDSLYTAGRRGTGATLFVEKIAGALAETGAPLAEVARVAREVNERSRSFGVALTPCTVPAAGKPTFELGDTEIELGIGIHGEPGRTRAPMREAREIVRTAMDAIDADLPLSGETLVMVNGMGGTPLIELYIVFAEVEAYLREKGATAVRSLVGNYVTSLDMQGFSVTTCSLTGELTRLWDAPVETPALRWGR
- a CDS encoding MIP/aquaporin family protein; the encoded protein is MNDSPPSTFQKLLSELLGTAFLVYVGAGSAAATGVIAAGSQAPFSMAQLGMISFAFMLVIVGTVYAIGHISGAHINPAVTVALAATGRFPWREVPGYVAAQAAGAVAGALGIFATLGADAAKAAGGGVTAYAAEVGFARGTLVEAIGTFILVFVIFGVLDRRAIPGWAPMAIGSIVFAIIVIVGPVTGAAINPARYLGPFLVDAAWGGSASWAQVPAYFIGEFAGGLIGALAYTALAASRGRTKLESTTTAVGTAS
- a CDS encoding NAD-dependent epimerase/dehydratase family protein; translated protein: MKIFIAGASGAIGTHLVTRLVARGHQVVGTTRSQAKTGPLRALGAEPVADENGRIEPDPPGDAAEAVAALRHVEDAVTGITWADGIVLRYGSFYGPGTGLSAAPDAVMTGQIRKRRFPIIGSGDGVWSLVHIADAAAATVAAVEKGETGIYHVADDDPAPVRVWLPYLARTLGAGPPRRVPAWLARPLAGEGAVDMMTRARGISSEKTKRELGWAPRHPSWRTGFVDGLS